In Candidatus Nitronauta litoralis, one DNA window encodes the following:
- the glnA gene encoding type I glutamate--ammonia ligase yields MTANEAIDYAKKNNAEVVDLKFMDFLGTWQHFSVPMSEMDDSLFEDGLGFDGSSIRGWQVINNSDMLVVPDPTSTMMDPFMQVPTVSMICNIEDPITRERYSRDPRNIAMKAEAYLKSTGIGDTAYFGPEAEFFIFDDVRYDMGPNHSAYFVDSREGTWNSGRDEGPNLGHKPRHKEGYFPVAPTDSLQDIRTEMMRLMEQVGIHMECHHHEVATAGQCEIDMRFDSLVSCADSLMWYKYIVKNVARRHNKSATFMPKPVFDDNGSGMHIHQSIWKEGQPLFAGNGYAGFSEMGMHYIGGILKHARAIAAFAAPTTNSYKRLVPGFEAPVNLAYSSRNRSAAVRIPMYSPSPKAKRLECRFPDPTCNGYLTFSAMLMAGLDGIENKIDPGEPLDKNIYALGPEELAKVPSLPSSLEEAMDALQDDHDFLLKGDVFTQDVVEAWIDYKRENEIAPLRLRPHPLEFFHYYDA; encoded by the coding sequence ATGACAGTCTGTTTGAGGATGGGCTTGGGTTCGATGGTTCAAGTATCCGGGGCTGGCAGGTCATTAATAACAGTGACATGCTGGTTGTTCCCGACCCGACATCGACCATGATGGACCCGTTCATGCAGGTTCCAACCGTCAGCATGATCTGTAACATTGAAGATCCCATTACCCGGGAAAGATATTCGCGTGATCCTAGAAACATAGCCATGAAAGCCGAAGCTTATCTAAAGTCCACCGGGATTGGTGACACGGCGTATTTCGGGCCCGAAGCCGAGTTTTTTATTTTCGACGATGTTCGTTACGATATGGGGCCAAACCACTCAGCCTACTTTGTTGATTCACGTGAGGGCACCTGGAACTCTGGACGAGACGAAGGGCCAAATCTGGGGCACAAACCCCGCCATAAAGAAGGCTACTTCCCGGTTGCACCGACCGATTCCCTGCAGGATATAAGAACCGAGATGATGCGCCTGATGGAGCAGGTTGGCATTCATATGGAGTGTCACCATCACGAAGTCGCCACTGCAGGTCAGTGCGAAATCGATATGCGATTCGATTCTCTGGTAAGTTGTGCAGATAGTCTCATGTGGTACAAGTACATCGTGAAAAATGTTGCTCGCCGCCATAACAAGAGCGCGACTTTTATGCCGAAACCCGTTTTTGATGATAACGGTTCCGGAATGCATATCCATCAGAGTATCTGGAAAGAGGGGCAGCCTCTTTTTGCTGGAAACGGTTATGCGGGTTTCAGTGAAATGGGTATGCATTACATTGGTGGTATTCTGAAACACGCACGAGCCATTGCGGCCTTTGCTGCACCGACTACCAACTCCTACAAGCGTCTGGTACCGGGTTTCGAAGCGCCGGTTAATCTGGCGTATTCCAGCCGTAACCGTTCCGCTGCAGTGCGTATTCCGATGTACTCTCCAAGTCCAAAGGCGAAACGTCTGGAGTGTCGTTTCCCTGACCCGACCTGTAATGGCTACCTCACATTCTCGGCCATGTTGATGGCAGGACTTGACGGTATCGAAAACAAGATTGATCCAGGTGAGCCGCTGGATAAGAACATCTACGCCCTCGGACCGGAAGAGTTGGCAAAAGTTCCCAGCTTGCCATCCAGTTTGGAGGAAGCCATGGATGCGCTCCAAGACGACCACGATTTCCTTCTTAAAGGAGATGTGTTCACTCAGGACGTGGTCGAGGCTTGGATTGATTACAAGCGTGAAAATGAAATAGCACCACTCAGATTGCGGCCGCATCCGTTGGAGTTTTTCCATTACTACGATGCATAA